The following are encoded in a window of Roseimaritima ulvae genomic DNA:
- a CDS encoding CoA-binding protein, with product MNDIENFLTAETYAVAGASRRREKYGNKVFRALLAAGRQAYPLNPAQEEIEGHPAYRSIADLPLVPDALSIITPPVVTRQVVAEAISIGVKHIWMQPGAEDPQASEAAREAGINVIDNGSCILVVLAGYR from the coding sequence GTGAACGATATCGAAAACTTCCTGACCGCTGAAACGTACGCAGTTGCCGGTGCTTCGCGACGTCGCGAGAAATACGGTAACAAAGTCTTCCGAGCCCTACTGGCGGCCGGTCGACAAGCCTACCCGCTGAACCCGGCACAAGAAGAAATCGAAGGGCATCCGGCGTATCGATCGATCGCCGATCTGCCGCTAGTGCCCGATGCCCTGTCGATCATCACACCACCGGTCGTCACGCGACAGGTCGTCGCTGAAGCGATTTCCATAGGAGTGAAACACATCTGGATGCAACCCGGCGCCGAGGATCCGCAGGCCAGCGAAGCGGCTCGCGAAGCCGGCATCAACGTGATCGACAATGGCAGCTGCATCCTGGTTGTGCTGGCCGGCTATCGGTGA
- a CDS encoding fasciclin domain-containing protein — protein MKRSLKRIFASTAVAAGILFSGSAQGADKDIVDTAVAAGSFSTLAAALEAANLVEALKSDGPFTVFAPTDDAFAKLPAGTVENLLKPENKDQLTAVLTYHVVAGNVPAAQVVDLKGAKTLNGQRVDIAVSDGNVMVDSAKVVKTDIQCSNGIIHVVDSVILPAQGNLVATAKEAGSFNTLLAAAKAAGLVEALSGEGPLTVFAPTDEAFAKLPAGTVESLLKPENNAKLAAVLKYHVISGRVYSDAALEAKQATTLQGSDVRIRVTNGKAKVNDATLLKTDVDATNGVIHVIDSVLLPPADKDVSATQVHPVKVFVSSPCQSQRSWTNSHTAPRTRMVISTRR, from the coding sequence ATGAAACGCTCACTCAAACGCATCTTTGCCAGCACCGCCGTCGCCGCCGGTATCCTGTTCAGCGGTTCGGCTCAAGGCGCCGATAAGGACATCGTCGATACAGCGGTCGCAGCCGGGTCCTTTTCCACGTTGGCTGCCGCTTTGGAGGCCGCAAACTTGGTCGAAGCCCTGAAGAGCGATGGGCCGTTTACGGTGTTTGCTCCCACCGATGACGCGTTCGCCAAACTGCCCGCCGGTACGGTGGAAAACTTGCTGAAGCCCGAAAACAAAGATCAGCTGACCGCGGTGCTGACTTATCACGTGGTGGCAGGCAATGTCCCGGCGGCCCAAGTCGTTGACCTCAAAGGCGCCAAAACGCTCAACGGCCAACGCGTCGACATCGCCGTCTCTGATGGCAACGTGATGGTGGACTCCGCCAAAGTCGTGAAGACCGACATCCAGTGTTCCAACGGTATTATCCACGTCGTCGACAGCGTGATCCTGCCGGCTCAAGGGAATCTGGTGGCGACCGCAAAAGAAGCCGGATCGTTCAACACGCTGCTTGCCGCCGCCAAGGCCGCCGGTTTGGTCGAAGCCCTGTCGGGCGAAGGACCTTTGACCGTCTTCGCGCCGACCGATGAAGCCTTTGCCAAGCTGCCCGCCGGAACGGTCGAGTCGCTGCTGAAGCCAGAAAACAATGCGAAACTAGCCGCCGTTCTGAAATACCACGTCATCTCTGGACGGGTTTATTCCGACGCGGCACTGGAAGCCAAACAAGCCACCACGCTGCAGGGGTCGGATGTGCGGATTCGCGTCACCAACGGAAAAGCCAAGGTGAACGACGCTACGCTGTTGAAAACCGATGTGGACGCAACCAACGGTGTGATCCACGTTATCGACAGCGTGCTGCTGCCGCCCGCCGACAAGGACGTTAGTGCCACGCAAGTTCACCCTGTGAAGGTATTCGTCAGCAGCCCCTGTCAGTCGCAACGGTCTTGGACGAACAGCCACACCGCCCCGCGAACACGAATGGTGATCAGCACCCGTCGCTAA
- a CDS encoding sigma-70 family RNA polymerase sigma factor, with protein MDPASLPNRPPAPNVTEPGRLADRARRRVETPIEFIANSAFDHPADGDQAAVVDALVARWQSAADSAGGSKTHLGRLCDAELLSLEQERALFCQMNYLKCQAERMRRTIDLEGVDAAVLDAIDRRLERARQIRDCIIQANMRLVLSIVRKFVTPQQTCDEMLSDGIVTLMQAVEKFDFDRGFRFSTYAYRSIARHAYRSVKAVRSEESRMVRDADEWAFEQDEDRPASSMHDRVWSQLRERMGMLLGQLDRRDRFIIRSRYALGAHRKAQSFQAIADRLGVSKERARQLERRAVEKLRQMTSERELDELFGAKLV; from the coding sequence ATGGATCCTGCTTCGCTGCCAAACCGCCCGCCTGCTCCCAACGTGACCGAGCCCGGCCGCCTCGCCGACCGAGCTCGGCGGCGTGTGGAGACGCCCATTGAGTTCATTGCTAACTCGGCTTTTGATCATCCAGCCGATGGCGACCAAGCCGCCGTGGTCGATGCCCTTGTGGCTCGATGGCAGTCGGCTGCCGATTCCGCCGGTGGCTCGAAAACGCACCTCGGCCGGCTCTGCGATGCGGAGCTGCTGTCGCTGGAACAAGAGCGAGCGCTGTTTTGCCAGATGAATTACCTGAAGTGTCAGGCGGAGCGGATGCGCCGGACCATTGACCTCGAGGGCGTCGATGCCGCGGTGCTCGACGCCATCGACCGCCGCCTCGAACGGGCACGGCAAATTCGCGATTGCATCATCCAAGCCAACATGCGGCTGGTGCTGTCGATCGTGAGAAAGTTTGTCACGCCGCAACAGACCTGCGACGAGATGCTCAGCGATGGAATTGTCACGTTGATGCAAGCGGTGGAGAAGTTCGACTTCGATCGCGGCTTCCGCTTTAGCACCTACGCCTACCGCTCGATCGCCAGGCATGCCTACCGCAGCGTCAAAGCGGTTCGCAGCGAAGAGTCGCGTATGGTCCGAGACGCTGATGAATGGGCATTCGAGCAGGACGAAGATCGTCCGGCCAGTTCCATGCACGATCGGGTCTGGAGCCAACTGCGCGAGCGTATGGGCATGTTGCTGGGGCAGCTTGATCGTCGCGATCGATTTATTATCCGCAGTCGCTATGCACTGGGCGCTCATCGCAAAGCCCAATCGTTCCAAGCCATCGCGGACCGGCTGGGCGTTTCCAAGGAACGAGCCCGACAGCTGGAGCGACGAGCGGTGGAGAAGTTGCGGCAAATGACCTCCGAGCGGGAACTGGACGAACTGTTCGGCGCTAAGCTGGTTTGA
- a CDS encoding MerR family transcriptional regulator, with the protein MRDLVTPKQLSRAIEVSESSVKRWCDQGVIAAQVTAGGHRRIAMAEVMEFVRGGKYELIHPEALGLPPISGPSARVIPRAREQMTAALIAGDEPRCRQIAIDLYLASHSLSVICDEVFAAAFEQIGRQWACGEAEIYQERRGCEMVLRILHELRTLLPAVAADAPLAIGGTVAGDPYSLGTTMVELVLRSVGWQAVSLGDNLPTATLAVAIEQQHPKLFWLSCSHIADNAEFLTGYRELYDRFAADVAFVVGGFALSESIRQEMKFAAYCDNMQHLEGFAQTLHAALVGKA; encoded by the coding sequence ATGCGAGATCTAGTGACTCCCAAGCAGCTGTCCCGGGCGATCGAGGTCAGTGAGTCGTCGGTCAAGCGTTGGTGTGACCAAGGCGTGATCGCCGCGCAGGTCACTGCCGGGGGGCATCGCCGCATCGCGATGGCCGAGGTGATGGAGTTTGTCCGCGGCGGCAAATACGAGCTGATTCATCCCGAGGCCCTGGGCTTGCCGCCGATCAGTGGTCCCTCGGCCCGCGTGATCCCACGAGCCCGCGAACAGATGACCGCGGCGTTGATCGCCGGGGACGAACCGCGATGTCGCCAAATTGCCATCGATCTGTATCTGGCTTCGCACAGCCTGAGCGTCATCTGTGACGAGGTGTTCGCAGCGGCCTTCGAACAGATCGGTCGGCAGTGGGCCTGCGGGGAGGCCGAAATCTACCAGGAACGCAGGGGCTGCGAGATGGTGTTGCGGATCCTGCACGAACTGCGAACGCTGCTGCCCGCCGTCGCCGCCGATGCGCCGCTAGCAATCGGGGGCACTGTCGCCGGAGATCCCTACAGCCTGGGGACCACGATGGTCGAACTGGTGCTACGGTCCGTTGGATGGCAAGCGGTATCGCTGGGCGATAATCTACCCACCGCAACCTTGGCCGTGGCAATCGAACAGCAGCACCCCAAACTGTTTTGGCTCAGCTGTTCGCACATCGCGGACAACGCGGAATTCCTAACCGGCTACCGGGAACTGTACGACCGCTTTGCCGCCGACGTGGCGTTTGTGGTCGGCGGCTTTGCGCTCAGCGAATCGATTCGCCAAGAAATGAAATTCGCCGCTTATTGTGACAACATGCAGCATTTAGAAGGTTTCGCCCAAACGCTCCACGCCGCATTGGTCGGTAAGGCGTAG
- a CDS encoding SAM-dependent methyltransferase — protein MPLLYASEITTGQQPAACFADVPSVATEATLPTAASRWQRSLDASCWFRRAVLKRLSRLETGQLNVVDRSGTYSFGTSAAAGLQGTIRVHNRSFYRDLALGGALGAAESYIRGHYDSQDLTAVMRVLAANRSALTGLDNGPARLLRPVRAVANAMRRNTRAGSKRNISAHYDLSNDFFALMLDPSMTYSAGVFLSPQASMEAASIEKYDRICRKLKLRPGDHVLEIGTGWGGFAEHAARQYGCRITTTTISDQQYAYAQHRFAQQGLTDRITLLKQDYRDLRGCYDKLVSIEMIEAVGEKFLPGYFAKCSQLLKAEGIMCLQAITIPDQRYQRYRKSVDFIQRYIFPGGFLPSMGAMAECVGRRTDLRFLHVEDFASHYADTLLHWRNNFWQAIDAVRSLGFDERFIRTWHYYLCYCEAGFRERQIGVSQILLAKPGCRHA, from the coding sequence ATGCCCCTTTTATACGCATCCGAAATAACAACAGGGCAGCAACCGGCAGCCTGTTTCGCTGACGTTCCCTCAGTCGCCACGGAGGCCACGCTGCCCACTGCGGCATCACGCTGGCAACGCAGCCTGGACGCCAGCTGTTGGTTTCGCCGCGCAGTACTGAAGCGGTTGAGCCGCCTCGAAACCGGCCAGCTGAACGTGGTTGATCGCAGCGGGACGTATTCCTTTGGCACGTCGGCCGCGGCGGGTCTTCAAGGAACGATCCGTGTGCACAACCGAAGTTTTTATCGAGACCTGGCGTTAGGCGGGGCTTTGGGCGCCGCCGAATCTTACATCCGTGGGCATTACGATTCGCAGGACCTGACCGCCGTGATGCGAGTGCTGGCCGCCAACCGATCAGCGCTGACGGGTTTGGACAACGGCCCCGCACGGCTGCTGCGACCAGTGCGTGCGGTTGCCAATGCCATGCGGCGAAATACACGAGCGGGCAGCAAACGAAATATCTCCGCGCACTACGATCTCAGCAATGATTTTTTCGCTTTGATGCTCGATCCCAGCATGACTTATTCCGCCGGCGTGTTTCTCTCGCCGCAGGCCAGTATGGAAGCAGCATCGATAGAAAAATACGATCGGATTTGCCGCAAACTAAAACTCCGCCCTGGCGACCATGTGCTGGAGATCGGTACCGGTTGGGGTGGGTTTGCCGAACATGCGGCACGGCAGTACGGCTGCCGGATCACAACAACCACGATCTCCGATCAGCAATACGCCTACGCCCAGCATCGGTTCGCCCAGCAAGGCCTAACCGACCGGATCACGCTGTTAAAACAGGATTACCGCGACCTGCGAGGTTGTTACGACAAGCTGGTGTCGATCGAAATGATCGAAGCGGTGGGCGAAAAGTTCCTGCCGGGCTACTTCGCCAAATGTTCCCAGCTGTTAAAAGCCGAGGGCATCATGTGCTTGCAGGCGATTACCATTCCCGATCAACGCTATCAGCGGTATCGCAAGTCGGTCGACTTTATTCAGCGTTACATTTTTCCCGGCGGCTTCTTGCCCAGCATGGGCGCGATGGCGGAGTGCGTCGGACGGCGTACGGATTTGCGATTTTTGCATGTCGAAGACTTTGCGTCGCATTATGCGGACACGCTGCTCCACTGGCGGAACAATTTTTGGCAGGCCATCGATGCGGTCAGGTCTCTAGGCTTCGACGAGCGTTTCATCCGCACCTGGCATTACTACTTGTGCTACTGCGAGGCCGGTTTTCGAGAACGGCAAATCGGCGTTTCACAAATATTGCTCGCTAAACCGGGCTGCCGTCACGCGTAA
- a CDS encoding DUF1365 domain-containing protein → MHSCIYEGTVTHRRRQPISHQFQYHLFMVYLDLDELPDLVGRGRLLAARKLAAKSFLRQDHLFEASQPIADEVRDLIREQTGRCSQGPIRLLTQIRFFGYFMSPLNLFYVFDRHDQDLEFIVAEVHNTPWKERHCYVLWDGNRSPGEQPLQFVHRKAFHVSPFMPMDCEYHWNLSAPTQRLKLHLANIRESHEVFAAVMSLQRRALNAAQLRKMTFRYPMMTAQITSGIYTHALKLWWKKCPFYTHPK, encoded by the coding sequence ATGCACAGCTGCATCTACGAAGGCACCGTCACCCATCGCCGTCGTCAGCCGATAAGTCATCAATTCCAGTATCATCTGTTTATGGTGTACCTGGATCTTGATGAATTGCCGGACCTGGTGGGGCGAGGGCGCTTGTTGGCAGCCAGAAAGCTGGCTGCTAAATCTTTCCTGCGCCAGGACCACCTGTTCGAAGCATCCCAGCCGATCGCAGACGAAGTCCGTGACCTAATCCGCGAACAGACCGGACGGTGTTCCCAAGGTCCAATTCGGCTGCTGACTCAAATTCGCTTCTTCGGCTACTTCATGAGCCCCTTGAACCTGTTCTATGTGTTCGACCGACACGACCAGGATTTGGAATTCATTGTTGCGGAGGTTCACAACACGCCCTGGAAAGAACGTCATTGTTACGTGCTCTGGGACGGCAACCGCAGTCCGGGTGAGCAACCGCTGCAGTTTGTTCATCGCAAAGCCTTTCACGTCTCGCCGTTTATGCCGATGGACTGCGAATACCACTGGAACCTGAGTGCCCCCACGCAGCGTTTGAAGCTCCACTTGGCGAACATCCGCGAGTCGCATGAAGTATTCGCTGCCGTGATGTCGCTGCAGCGCCGAGCATTAAACGCTGCGCAACTCCGCAAGATGACCTTTCGCTACCCCATGATGACCGCCCAGATCACCTCTGGTATCTACACCCATGCCTTGAAACTTTGGTGGAAGAAATGCCCCTTTTATACGCATCCGAAATAA
- a CDS encoding NAD(P)/FAD-dependent oxidoreductase translates to MAAAVIDRRDNARKMRVAVIGTGISGSLAARLLASQHHVTVFEASPYGGGHANTVDVWIDGRCYCLDTGFMVFNRRTYPNFCRLLEMLETPSQLSDMSFSVRCGKTGLEYQGSSLNGVLAQRSNCLRPSFLRMLRDIGRFNRLGTAAAESGELRDGRSVGQFLRQCGVGQRFIDHYLVPMAAAIWSSKPRDILGFPAEFMLGFFANHGLMQIRDRPRWRTIVGGSRNYVDALLAPLRGRIHFGCPVQSVLRTEDGVFVIPAIGPSLQFDQVVFASHADQTLKMLADPTPREQEILGAFPYQRNTAVLHLDASLLPRRKRAWASWNYHIPAAGNSTAAVTYDLSRLQNHDSNVPILLTLNSTDAIDADKVLRTFDYAHPAYSAASINAQQRFQEISGHRRSHFCGAYWGYGFHEDGVNSALAVARHFGIGLDACTAASTKAPSPIAVVSR, encoded by the coding sequence ATGGCAGCCGCTGTTATCGACCGCCGAGACAATGCGCGAAAAATGCGGGTCGCGGTCATCGGTACGGGGATCAGCGGCAGCCTGGCGGCACGTCTGCTGGCCAGTCAACATCATGTAACGGTCTTCGAAGCCAGTCCTTACGGGGGCGGGCATGCGAATACCGTCGACGTCTGGATCGACGGTCGTTGCTACTGCCTGGACACCGGGTTTATGGTGTTCAACCGCCGAACCTATCCCAACTTTTGTCGTTTGCTGGAAATGTTGGAAACGCCATCGCAGCTCAGCGACATGAGTTTTAGTGTCCGCTGCGGCAAGACGGGTTTGGAATATCAAGGCAGTTCGCTAAATGGTGTGCTCGCCCAGCGATCTAATTGTCTGCGTCCTTCGTTCCTTAGGATGCTGCGAGATATCGGTCGATTCAACCGACTGGGGACCGCCGCGGCGGAAAGCGGTGAGCTGCGAGATGGACGCAGCGTGGGGCAATTTCTGCGTCAGTGCGGCGTCGGGCAGCGTTTTATCGATCACTACCTTGTGCCCATGGCCGCGGCGATCTGGTCGAGCAAACCTCGGGATATTTTGGGTTTCCCCGCGGAATTCATGCTCGGCTTCTTCGCTAACCATGGACTGATGCAAATCCGCGATCGGCCTCGCTGGCGGACGATCGTCGGCGGCTCGCGGAACTATGTCGATGCGCTGTTGGCACCGCTGCGTGGTCGGATTCATTTTGGCTGTCCCGTGCAATCGGTGTTGCGGACCGAGGATGGTGTGTTCGTGATTCCGGCGATCGGGCCTAGCCTGCAGTTCGATCAGGTGGTCTTCGCCTCGCACGCGGACCAAACGCTAAAGATGCTGGCCGACCCGACGCCTCGGGAACAGGAAATCTTGGGAGCCTTCCCGTACCAACGCAACACGGCCGTGCTGCATCTGGATGCGAGCCTACTGCCACGGCGAAAACGAGCTTGGGCCAGCTGGAATTACCACATTCCGGCCGCAGGCAATTCGACAGCCGCGGTAACCTACGACCTGAGTCGTTTGCAAAACCACGATTCCAACGTCCCCATCTTGCTTACATTAAATTCCACCGACGCCATCGACGCCGATAAAGTGCTCCGCACATTCGATTACGCCCATCCCGCTTACTCCGCCGCTTCCATTAACGCTCAGCAACGCTTCCAGGAAATCAGTGGACACCGTCGCTCGCATTTCTGCGGTGCCTACTGGGGGTATGGATTTCACGAAGACGGCGTCAACAGCGCGTTGGCCGTCGCCCGTCACTTTGGTATCGGTCTGGACGCATGCACAGCTGCATCTACGAAGGCACCGTCACCCATCGCCGTCGTCAGCCGATAA
- a CDS encoding DUF1295 domain-containing protein has product MGSQLRTMLQQRQAQGRRSLRERNETCSQRFVRGANNDQLPLVFLMQLAEWLLMNLAIVAAVLFLLWLVSLPLRNASIVDIFWGLGFVLVAWASLVIGGAASFGPLLIVTLVTVWGLRLAGYLAWRNIGKPEDYRYRQMREHHGTRFPLVSLFTVFALQGLLLWIISLPVQVAILGEPGGQAYEWAGWRWLGVALWMLGLFFEGVGDWQLARFKARPENRGRVMNRGLWRYTRHPNYFGDFLVWWGLYVVTAQSGSWWWTIIGPLLMSFLLLRVSGVRLLESSLKHRVDGYREYVQTTNAFFPGPKTRAD; this is encoded by the coding sequence ATGGGTTCCCAACTCCGTACCATGCTACAGCAGCGGCAAGCCCAAGGTCGTCGTTCGCTCCGCGAACGCAACGAAACTTGCTCGCAACGTTTTGTTCGCGGAGCGAACAACGACCAACTTCCACTGGTATTTTTGATGCAGCTCGCTGAATGGTTGTTGATGAATCTGGCTATTGTGGCCGCGGTGCTGTTTCTGTTGTGGTTGGTCAGCTTACCGCTGCGGAACGCGAGTATTGTCGATATCTTTTGGGGGCTGGGGTTTGTGCTGGTCGCATGGGCGTCGCTAGTGATCGGTGGGGCGGCGTCGTTTGGTCCGCTGCTAATCGTAACTTTGGTCACTGTCTGGGGGCTGCGTCTGGCGGGCTATTTGGCTTGGCGAAACATTGGCAAGCCGGAAGACTATCGCTATCGCCAGATGCGTGAACATCACGGCACACGTTTTCCGTTGGTCAGCCTGTTCACGGTGTTTGCTCTGCAGGGGCTGTTGTTGTGGATTATCTCCCTGCCGGTTCAGGTAGCCATTCTCGGAGAACCCGGCGGACAGGCGTATGAGTGGGCCGGCTGGCGCTGGTTGGGCGTGGCTCTCTGGATGCTGGGGTTGTTCTTCGAAGGAGTCGGTGATTGGCAACTGGCACGCTTTAAGGCACGGCCGGAAAACCGCGGCCGTGTGATGAACCGAGGGCTCTGGCGGTACACGCGGCACCCCAACTATTTCGGTGACTTTCTGGTCTGGTGGGGGCTGTACGTGGTGACGGCTCAGAGCGGTAGTTGGTGGTGGACGATCATCGGTCCGCTGCTGATGTCGTTCCTGTTACTCCGCGTTTCCGGCGTGCGGTTGCTGGAAAGTTCGCTCAAGCATCGTGTGGATGGGTATCGTGAATACGTGCAAACCACCAACGCCTTTTTCCCCGGGCCCAAGACGCGAGCTGACTGA
- a CDS encoding SAM-dependent methyltransferase: protein MNLIDLAESGWLPDALIRLGIRQLLNRRLKAAEVVDVAAFADQLRASPLAVQTDAANQQHYEVPADFFQQVLGPSLKYSACLFETPQSSLAAAEYAMLRVTCERAEIADGMRVLELGCGWGSLTLWMAGQYPACQITALSNSNSQRNYIEAQARDRGLRNVTVVTKDIRSFSTTQQFDRVVSVEMFEHTRNYQLLLHRVANWLHPSGKAFVHVFCHRQSPYLFETEGTTNWMGRHFFTGGMMPCEDLFRHFDQDLAVERQWRVNGLHYWRTCEHWLRNLDNHRSSLLERFAQDMPAADARRTLERWRMFFMACAELFRYRGGNEWFVAHYLMQPTVADCDAQPAALHAVTLEG, encoded by the coding sequence GTGAACTTGATTGATCTGGCGGAATCTGGGTGGCTGCCGGATGCGTTGATCCGGCTTGGCATCCGCCAGCTGTTGAACCGCCGCCTGAAGGCTGCCGAGGTGGTTGATGTAGCGGCGTTTGCCGATCAACTTCGCGCCAGTCCGCTCGCCGTCCAAACCGATGCCGCCAACCAACAACACTACGAAGTCCCCGCGGATTTCTTTCAGCAGGTGTTGGGACCAAGCTTGAAGTATAGTGCTTGTCTGTTTGAGACGCCCCAGTCCAGTCTGGCCGCAGCCGAATACGCGATGTTGCGGGTTACCTGTGAGCGGGCCGAAATTGCGGACGGAATGCGAGTTCTGGAATTGGGCTGCGGCTGGGGATCGCTGACGCTGTGGATGGCCGGCCAATATCCGGCTTGCCAGATTACGGCGTTATCGAATTCCAACAGCCAGCGAAACTACATCGAAGCCCAGGCCAGAGATCGTGGCTTGCGCAATGTCACCGTCGTGACCAAAGACATACGCAGCTTTTCTACCACGCAACAATTCGATCGCGTGGTTTCGGTGGAAATGTTTGAGCACACGCGAAACTACCAACTGTTGCTGCACCGAGTGGCCAACTGGTTACATCCGAGCGGCAAAGCATTTGTGCATGTGTTCTGCCATCGCCAGAGCCCGTACCTGTTCGAAACCGAAGGCACCACCAACTGGATGGGCCGTCATTTTTTTACCGGTGGGATGATGCCTTGCGAGGATTTGTTTCGCCACTTCGACCAAGACCTGGCGGTCGAACGGCAATGGCGAGTCAACGGCCTGCACTACTGGCGCACCTGCGAACATTGGTTACGGAATTTGGACAACCATCGCTCGTCGCTATTGGAACGGTTCGCCCAAGACATGCCTGCGGCCGATGCTCGGCGAACGCTCGAGCGCTGGCGGATGTTCTTCATGGCTTGTGCTGAGTTGTTTCGTTACCGCGGTGGCAATGAATGGTTTGTCGCTCACTACTTAATGCAGCCCACCGTCGCGGATTGTGATGCTCAGCCCGCGGCCCTTCATGCTGTGACCCTGGAGGGGTAA
- a CDS encoding deoxyribodipyrimidine photolyase — translation MNRVPDVRIRVVNDMPPRADGKHEGDYVLYWMIAFRRPRYNFSLQRAVEWAKKLEKPLVIMEGLQCDYRWASDRLHRFVIEGMADNAAHFANKPVLYYPYVEPDHRAGQGLLKELASRAAVVISDDFPCFFLPRMIRLIRRVIPCRFEVVDSNGLLPMRAADKVFARAYDFRRFLQKNLLPHLAEIPKPDPLSRIKLPEPTSLPTSITKRWPAADPSAILTDANGLAVLPIDHSVQPTETTGGWQAAEGAWRAFLKHRLPIYASERNHPDEQAASGLSPYLHFGHIAAHQVFDELTEQVQWTPGQVAEKATGSSSGWWGAEEQVESFLDELITWRELGFNICWQREDYEQYESLPEWAQRTLAEHADDKRKTIYTLEQFEQADTHDEIWNAAQRQLVEEGRIHNYLRMLWGKKILEWTASPREALQIMIELNNKYALDGRDPNSYSGIFWVLGRYDRAWGPERPIFGKIRYMSSDNTKRKLRMKEYLQKFAESR, via the coding sequence ATGAACCGAGTCCCCGACGTTCGCATCCGCGTGGTAAACGACATGCCGCCCAGGGCCGACGGCAAGCATGAAGGCGATTATGTCCTGTATTGGATGATCGCGTTCCGGCGTCCTCGCTACAATTTCAGTTTGCAGCGAGCCGTAGAGTGGGCCAAGAAATTAGAAAAGCCGCTGGTGATCATGGAAGGGCTACAGTGTGACTACCGCTGGGCCAGTGATCGCCTGCATCGGTTTGTGATCGAGGGGATGGCGGATAATGCCGCGCATTTCGCTAACAAGCCCGTGTTGTACTACCCCTACGTCGAACCGGATCACCGCGCCGGCCAGGGGTTGTTAAAGGAATTAGCCAGCCGCGCCGCAGTGGTGATCAGCGACGACTTTCCTTGCTTTTTCCTGCCACGGATGATTCGATTAATCCGTCGCGTGATCCCCTGCCGGTTCGAAGTTGTCGATTCGAACGGGCTGCTGCCGATGCGTGCAGCCGACAAAGTGTTCGCTCGGGCGTACGACTTTCGTCGCTTCCTACAGAAAAACCTGTTGCCACACCTCGCAGAAATTCCCAAACCCGACCCGCTGTCGCGGATCAAGTTGCCCGAACCGACTTCGCTGCCCACATCGATAACTAAACGCTGGCCGGCTGCCGATCCGTCGGCAATCCTAACCGACGCGAACGGCCTTGCCGTGCTGCCCATCGATCATAGCGTGCAACCGACGGAAACAACCGGAGGATGGCAAGCCGCGGAGGGGGCCTGGCGAGCGTTTCTCAAACATAGGTTGCCGATCTATGCATCGGAACGTAACCATCCCGACGAACAAGCTGCCAGCGGATTGTCTCCCTATCTACATTTTGGTCATATTGCTGCGCATCAAGTTTTTGATGAACTGACCGAGCAGGTGCAGTGGACGCCTGGGCAAGTCGCCGAAAAAGCCACTGGCAGCTCTAGTGGCTGGTGGGGCGCTGAGGAGCAGGTGGAATCGTTCTTGGACGAGTTGATCACCTGGCGAGAACTGGGATTCAACATCTGCTGGCAGCGTGAGGACTACGAGCAGTACGAGTCGCTTCCGGAATGGGCGCAGCGGACGCTGGCCGAACACGCCGACGACAAACGGAAAACCATTTACACATTGGAGCAGTTCGAACAAGCCGATACGCACGATGAAATTTGGAACGCAGCGCAACGCCAGTTGGTGGAAGAGGGGCGAATCCACAACTATCTGCGAATGTTGTGGGGTAAGAAGATTCTGGAATGGACCGCCTCGCCGCGTGAGGCGTTGCAGATCATGATCGAGCTGAACAATAAATATGCTTTGGATGGCCGCGATCCAAATTCTTACAGCGGGATCTTTTGGGTGCTCGGACGATACGATCGGGCCTGGGGCCCAGAACGGCCGATCTTTGGCAAAATCCGGTATATGAGCAGCGACAACACAAAACGCAAACTGCGTATGAAGGAGTACCTGCAAAAATTTGCCGAATCGCGTTAG